A genomic segment from Maniola jurtina chromosome 16, ilManJurt1.1, whole genome shotgun sequence encodes:
- the LOC123872964 gene encoding xaa-Pro dipeptidase yields MIEAWSMGPGTLEVPLSLFAKNRERLTEKLQNGQVVVLQGGDDISHYDTDIQYVFRQEAYFTWVCGVREPGCYFALDVKTKKAYLFVPRLPEEYEVWMGKLLTCCEFKKIYGIEEVHYVDELRDILKSLNPDTLLTLSGPNTDSGLTAKEAVFEGIDEFKVDNEILFPIIAELRVIKTPEEIEVMRYVCKVSSDAHKQVMLFARPGLMEYQCESVFLDHCYRVGGCRHVSYTCICGSGHNGATLHYGHAAAPNAKMIHDGEMCLFDMGGNYAGYAADITCSFPANGKFTNDQKLIYEAVLAARDAVVREAKPGVMWSDMHLTANRAMLEHLKKGDLLKGDVEEMIKNGVNGVLQPHGLGHLLGLDVHDVGGYLPHCPPRPSGPLARLRTARALKAGMVLTIEPGCYFIHRLLDGAQNNPKQAQFFNWERVNQFRSFGGVRIEDDVLITEHGVDNLTYVPRTVAEIEDFMANGANFK; encoded by the exons ATGATAGAAGCATGGTCTATGGGGCCCGGCACTCTAGAAGTGCCCTTATCACTATTTGCTAAGAACAGAGAGAGGCTTACGGAAAAGTTGCAGAATGGTCAAGTCGTTGTTTTGCAAGGCGGAGACGACATAAGCCATTACGATACAGACATTCAATATGTTTTTAGACAG GAAGCATACTTCACTTGGGTGTGCGGTGTAAGAGAGCCAGGATGCTACTTTGCATTAGACGTAAAGACGAAAAAAGCGTATCTTTTTGTGCCCCGTCTACCTGAAGAATATGAGGTGTGGATGGGCAAGCTACTCACGTGTTGTGAGTTCAAGAAAATCTATGGCATTGAGGAGGTCCACTATGTTGATGag CTTCGGGACATTTTGAAATCTTTAAATCCTGATACTCTTCTAACCCtc AGTGGACCAAACACAGACAGTGGCCTTACTGCAAAGGAGGCAGTTTTTGAAGGAATTGAtga ATTCAAAGTGGACAATGAAATACTATTTCCCATCATTGCTGAACT GCGGGTGATAAAGACACCTGAAGAAATCGAAGTTATGCGATATGTTTGCAAAGTATCATCAGATGCTCATAAACAG GTGATGCTGTTCGCGCGGCCGGGGCTGATGGAGTACCAGTGCGAGTCAGTGTTCCTCGACCACTGCTACCGCGTGGGCGGCTGTCGCCACGTGTCCTACACCTGTATCTGCGGGTCGGGCCACAACGGCGCCACGCTGCACTACGGCCACGCCGCCGCGCCCAATGCCAAGATGATCCACGACGGGGAAATGTG TTTGTTCGACATGGGAGGAAACTACGCGGGCTACGCGGCCGACATAACGTGCTCGTTCCCCGCCAACGGCAAATTCACTAACGACCAGAAGTTGATCTACGAAGCCGTGTTAGCTGCTAGAGACGCTGTCGTCAG AGAAGCGAAACCCGGAGTGATGTGGAGCGACATGCACTTGACTGCGAACCGCGCCATGCTAGAACATTTGAAGAAAGGCGACTTGCTCAAAGGAGATGTTGAAGAGATGATCAAG AACGGGGTGAACGGCGTCCTGCAGCCGCACGGGCTGGGCCACTTGCTGGGGCTGGACGTGCACGACGTGGGCGGCTACCTGCCGCACTGCCCGCCGCGCCCCTCCGGCCCGTTGGCCAGGCTGCGCACAGCGCGCGCTCTCAAGGCCGGCATGGTGCTCACTATTGAACCCGGGTGCTATTTTATACACAGG CTCTTGGACGGAGCTCAAAACAATCCAAAGCAAGCTCAGTTCTTCAACTGGGAGCGAGTGAACCAGTTCCGAAGTTTCGGGGGCGTGCGCATCGAGGACGACGTACTCATCACTGAGCACGGAGTCGACAACCTGACCTACGTACCTAGAAC tGTCGCAGAAATTGAAGACTTCATGGCAAATGGTGCCAACTTCAAGTAA